The window TCTTCGAACTGTTTCTTCAGCAGCGCCTTGATGTCGTCGTTCGGCTTGCCGAGCCACTGGTAGCTGGCGTACTTCTTCGGATGATCGATGGCCTCTGGCCGGTTTTCTACCTCAACGCGCACTGCCCAGGCCTGCGACTTGTCCTCTTTGAACGCCACGATCAAAAAGTTGTTGGCGCAGTCATGCGGCTTGCACAGGTTGCCGATCAGGTAGTCCTGCCCCTGCCAGCTCAGGTTCTCCACCGGCGTCGAGGTGCCGGCCCCCTTGCGCGCCCAGCCCGGCAGCCGCGCCTGGCCCTTCACCATATTTTGCCAGCTGGCTTGATAACCCGGCTGCTGGATCACGTCCGAGGTGGTGACAATCTGCTGGGCAAAGCCGCCCGCGCTGAAGCTGAGCAACGCGCCAAAAACGGCGCTGCGGAGTGCGCATTGTCCTGCCATGGCCTTTCTCCCTGGGTTAATTCTATTTACCCCGGCTGGCGCCGGGCCTCGATCTAGTCAGACCGCAATGACGGCAAAAAGTTGGCTCACCACCAGGCATGGAAATGATGCACCGGCCCGATGCCGTGCCCCACTTCCAGCGTATCCGCCTGCTGCAGCGCCTTTTGCAGATAGTCCTTGGCGGCGGCGACGGTTGCCGCCCAGTCATCATGACGCGGGCGCAGCGCCGCCAGCGCCGCCGACAGCGTGCAGCCGGTGCCGTGCGTATGGCGGGTGGCGACGCGCGGCGCGCTAAAGCGCTGCTCCTGCCCGGCGGTAAACAGCCAGTCCGGGCTCTCGCTTTCGCTCAGGTGGCCGCCCTTCATCAGCACCGCCTGGCAGCCCATCGCCAGCAACGCCCGCCCCTGTTCACGCATTTGCAGTTCATTTTCCGCCGGCGCGCACGCCAGCAAGGCGGCCGCTTCCGGCAGGTTTGGCGTGATGATCGACACCAGCGGCAGCAGTTCACGGCGGATCGACTCCACCGCCTCCGGCGCCAGCAGCGGATCGCCGCTTTTCGCCAGCATCACCGTATCCAGCACCACAAATTCCGGCCGATAATGGCGCAGCCGCTCGGCTACAGCCTGCACGATCGCCGCGTTGGCCAACATGCCTATTTTGGTGCTGTCGATGCGCAGATCGCTGAACACCGAATCCAACTGGGCGGCGACGAACGCCGGTTCAATCTGATAAACCGACTGCACGCCGCGGGTATTTTGCGCCACCAGCGCAGTGATCACCGAAGCGCCGTATGCCCCCAGCGCCGAGAAGGCTTTCAGATCGGCCTGAATGCCGGCGCCACCGCTGGGATCGGTGCCGGCGATAGTCAAAGCGTTGATGCGTTTCATTGCAGATCCTCCGCGCGCAGCCGGTACAGGGCGTCGAGGAACGCCGGGGTAAAGCTGCCCGGCCCGGCGGCAGCCGCGGCTGCCAGACCGCCGCAGTGCGACATCACCCGGCAGGCGGTGGCGACGTTATCCAACCGCTCGCCCGGCAGGCTGCAAAATGCCGCCACTACCGCCGACAGGGCGCAGCCGGTGCCGACCACCCGCGTCATCAATGCATCACCGCCGGCTACCGCCCAATCCCGTTGGCCGTCGGTAACGTAATCCACCGCGCCGGTCACCGCCACTATCGCACCGCTGCGGCGCGCCAGCTCGCGGGCGGCGGGCAAGGCGGCCAGCGAATCGTCGGCGCTGTCTACCCCGCGGCCGTTGGCCTGCAGGCCGCTGAGCGCCATGATCTCGGACGCGTT is drawn from Serratia entomophila and contains these coding sequences:
- the thiD gene encoding bifunctional hydroxymethylpyrimidine kinase/phosphomethylpyrimidine kinase; this translates as MKRINALTIAGTDPSGGAGIQADLKAFSALGAYGASVITALVAQNTRGVQSVYQIEPAFVAAQLDSVFSDLRIDSTKIGMLANAAIVQAVAERLRHYRPEFVVLDTVMLAKSGDPLLAPEAVESIRRELLPLVSIITPNLPEAAALLACAPAENELQMREQGRALLAMGCQAVLMKGGHLSESESPDWLFTAGQEQRFSAPRVATRHTHGTGCTLSAALAALRPRHDDWAATVAAAKDYLQKALQQADTLEVGHGIGPVHHFHAWW
- the thiM gene encoding hydroxyethylthiazole kinase, with the translated sequence MFARPEALPGARAAACLTQFKRRPPLVHCLTNEVVQSLTANVLLALGASPAMVVEPGEAAQFSRLADALLINIGTLNAPRAESMLAAVAAANQAGTPWALDPVAVGGLAYRTAFAKKLLDEQPAAIRGNASEIMALSGLQANGRGVDSADDSLAALPAARELARRSGAIVAVTGAVDYVTDGQRDWAVAGGDALMTRVVGTGCALSAVVAAFCSLPGERLDNVATACRVMSHCGGLAAAAAAGPGSFTPAFLDALYRLRAEDLQ
- a CDS encoding inhibitor of vertebrate lysozyme family protein produces the protein MAGQCALRSAVFGALLSFSAGGFAQQIVTTSDVIQQPGYQASWQNMVKGQARLPGWARKGAGTSTPVENLSWQGQDYLIGNLCKPHDCANNFLIVAFKEDKSQAWAVRVEVENRPEAIDHPKKYASYQWLGKPNDDIKALLKKQFEDNPDWQ